The window TATGGCAATCTTTTTGCCGGACTCGTCTTTGGGCGGTTCATAGAAGTCCCGGACATTTTCGAGCATATAGTCGCCGAGCGCGCGCTCCACGCAATTGATCGCAACGGCCTCATCAAATTCCTTTCGATTACATTGAGGCTCGCAGTAGACCGGACATATCCTGCCTGTGATGGCGGCAAGAGGGTTGTAGTCCATAAGTACCCGTGCGGCGCTTGCGGGATCGCCGCTACGCACCCTGCTTAAGTATGAAGGGATGTTCGTGGAAGCCGGGCAATGGCCAACGCAGGGATACTCAGTCATGGGGGCAGCGCCGAATATCGAGTGATATCGGTTGTCGCCTGCGAGCGCGCTGCATATCCGGCCGCCTTTACGCAGACAGGTAATGGGACCGCCGATCTGCGCTGGATATCGGTAGTACCAACACCGTACGTCCTGAGCCAGGTTTCCGCCTATCGTAGCCATATTCCTGATGTGTGGACTTGCCACTGAATGGGCCGCATCAGCGAGAAGACTATATTCTTTCTTGACCTCAGGGGACTTAGCAATGTCGGCAAGCCTGGTGAGCGCGCCAATTTTCAACCCCTTTTTGTCTGACTTGATATAGTGGAGACCTTCAATAGTCTTTATATTGATGATCGCCTCCGGATATTCGGGAAGACATTTGTCCCTCATGGCGCCAAGCAGGTCTGTGCCGCCTGCGTTCACTTTTGCCTTTCCATCATAGTGCGCGAGAAGTTTTAGCGCTTCTTTGATCGATTCTGCATTATAGTGTTCGAATGGTTTCATCGCTTACCTCCCCTCGCCGTTTGAACGGTTGGAAACATTTGGGTCGATCCTGCCTAAGGCTTTGAGAATCCTGTTGGGTGTTACCGGATACTCGTACAGCCATTTGCCCACGGCATTGGAAACCGCCATCAGTACCGCCGAAGGACCTGGTGACGTTGCCACCTCTCCCACACCGATTGCGTGAAAACGGTGGGTGGGGAACGGTGTTTCGAGTACGACGTGGTCGACTCTAGGCAGATCGGAGAAGGTACGCCACTTGTAATCGATCATGTTGGCGTTGACAATATGGCCCGTGCGGTGATCAATGATCGTCTCCTCAAAGATGGCGCTGTCGATACCGGCTGAGCCGAAACAGCCGTTAAGCTGTCCTTCGAGACCCTGCGGATCAATCACCTGTCCGACGTCCGTTGCGTTTACCACATGCACAAGGTCCACCTTTCCCGTTTCGGTGTCCACCTCGACCTCCACGAAGGTCATCATACAGTTGCACATGGTAAAATCCGGTTCAAATCGGCCGTAGCCGAGTATGGTTCGGTCGTTGCCCATGGCCCTCCACTTCATTGTCTTCTCCGGATTGTCCTTCACAAAAACCACGCCGTCAGCCGTGTCAAGCTCTTCGGGGCTCACGTTGAGTTTGGGAGCCGCAAATTCGAGGAGCTTACGTTTCGCATCCTCAGCGGCGTTGATCACGGCGCTGCCGATCGCGTAGGTGCCCCGGGAGCCCACCGGTCCGAATTCAAAAGGCGTTACCAGCGAATCGGCGGGCGTCATGGAGATATTTTCCGGTGGAATCTGGAGAACCTCCGCGGCCATTTTGGCATAGTTGCTCTTCTGTCCGGTGCCATGCTCGGCTACGCAGAGAAAGATTGTTGCGGTGCCGTTATAACCGAGCTGAACGTAAGCTTCGGCCGCGTCCTCACCTACATCGGCGTTCCCGTGCACGCCGACCCCGATGCCTCTGCGTTTGGAGCCATTCACTGCGCTCGCCTTGAGCCAGCCTTTCCACTTGTCTTTCCAACCGAAGGTCTCGGCGCCTTTATCCATGGCTTGGGAGAAGTCAATCCCGCGATAGTTGAACCAGTTGCCGTCACGCCAGTAGTATCCGCCCCCCGGCTTCACGAAATTTTTCTTGAGAACTTCGAAGGGATCAAGTCCGGCTTTTTCCATGGCGAGACAGAGAAGCGGAATGAAGGAACACTTCAATTCCTGCCCGCCGAAACCACGGGTACTCCCTGAGGCGTTCCGGTTCGTTGCAACGATGATATTCTTCAGGTCCCAGTTGGGACATTGGGCCATGATCATGAGCTCCCCTGAACCAACGGCAACCTGGGCCTGGGTTGTGAATGAGTAATATCCTGTGTCCACATACCAGGTGCCCTTTATGGCGGTCAGGGTGCCATCCTTCTT is drawn from Syntrophorhabdaceae bacterium and contains these coding sequences:
- a CDS encoding FAD binding domain-containing protein gives rise to the protein MKPFEHYNAESIKEALKLLAHYDGKAKVNAGGTDLLGAMRDKCLPEYPEAIINIKTIEGLHYIKSDKKGLKIGALTRLADIAKSPEVKKEYSLLADAAHSVASPHIRNMATIGGNLAQDVRCWYYRYPAQIGGPITCLRKGGRICSALAGDNRYHSIFGAAPMTEYPCVGHCPASTNIPSYLSRVRSGDPASAARVLMDYNPLAAITGRICPVYCEPQCNRKEFDEAVAINCVERALGDYMLENVRDFYEPPKDESGKKIAI
- a CDS encoding xanthine dehydrogenase family protein molybdopterin-binding subunit gives rise to the protein MGNNYRYIGRQSPRRDASDIVTGATQYLDDLKFQNLLYGKVLRSPYAHALIKDIDKSKAEKLPGVQAVLTWKDLPDYRGGTPRNVRILDKKVRYVGDAVALVAATTQEIAEEAISLIAVEYEVLPAVFDIDEALRPGAPAVYDEYPDNILPGGTIIYGPNCLKGVVRGDVDKGFAEADVITEGTFGYENIPNAMPPESVAAVAQWEEPNKVTVWGTTQAPYMDKVTLFHVFNRQLDIRTIGPQCGGGFGTKIMCWQVQSYAVVLSKATRRPVKVVFTKEEHLASFVLRVGSRINARVGMKKDGTLTAIKGTWYVDTGYYSFTTQAQVAVGSGELMIMAQCPNWDLKNIIVATNRNASGSTRGFGGQELKCSFIPLLCLAMEKAGLDPFEVLKKNFVKPGGGYYWRDGNWFNYRGIDFSQAMDKGAETFGWKDKWKGWLKASAVNGSKRRGIGVGVHGNADVGEDAAEAYVQLGYNGTATIFLCVAEHGTGQKSNYAKMAAEVLQIPPENISMTPADSLVTPFEFGPVGSRGTYAIGSAVINAAEDAKRKLLEFAAPKLNVSPEELDTADGVVFVKDNPEKTMKWRAMGNDRTILGYGRFEPDFTMCNCMMTFVEVEVDTETGKVDLVHVVNATDVGQVIDPQGLEGQLNGCFGSAGIDSAIFEETIIDHRTGHIVNANMIDYKWRTFSDLPRVDHVVLETPFPTHRFHAIGVGEVATSPGPSAVLMAVSNAVGKWLYEYPVTPNRILKALGRIDPNVSNRSNGEGR